In the Rhodoferax fermentans genome, GGCACGTTGGCTACGGTGGTGATCTGGTTGCCAATGGTCATGCCAAACACCTGGCCCACGTTGGACGCCGGGTCGGTGCTGACCAGCAGCACATGCCTGCCTGCAGCCGCCAGTTGCATGGCAGTAGCACAGGCGATGGAGGTTTTGCCCACCCCGCCCTTGCCGGTGAAGAACAAGAAGCGAGGGGGGTGATCAAGGAAATGCATGACCATTCAGCAGCAAGCGCCGCCCGAGCAACAGCCGCCCGATTTGGCCGCTGCTGGTTCAGCAACAACAGCCACCTCGGTCGGGGCCGGATTGCCGAGCCAACGGACCAAGTCAGCCCGTGTCGGGTAACGCCCGGCAAAAGCCAGCTCACCGTCGACCAGGGTGATCGGCAAGGCAGCCTCACCCGAACGCTCCAGCAGGCCTTTGACGGCGGCATTTGCAACAAACACCATCGGCTGCTGGGCCAGGTTAAACCGCTCAATCAGCAGGCCCTGCTGTTTGGCCCAGTCCACATCAGCTGAAAAAGTGACCAGCGCCTGGTCGACATCGGTGCCACACACGCCGCTGCTGCAACACAGGGCGGGATCAAAAACTTGTACATTGGGCATGGTGGTGTGTCCTTCAGGGTTGGGGCAAAACATGGGGGGCGGTGATGGGGGCACAGAGTTCCTGGCACAACTCCGGGTGACCCGCGCAGCACTCGGCGGTCAGGTAAGCAATCAGCTCGTGCATCAAACCCATGTTGGCGCGGTAACGCTGAAAGCGCCCTTCTTGCACCACGTTCACCAGTTGCGCATGGGCCAGCGCCTTGAGGTGAAACGACAGGTTGGTGGGCGGGATGTCCAGCGCCGCACCGATCTCGCCAGCAACCAGGCCGGCTGGCCCGGCCTTGACCAGCAAACGGTAGGCATCCAGACGCACGGCTGATGACAGCGACTCAAAAACAGAGGTGGCGAGTGATGTATCCATGACTTCAATAATACAACAATAGTTGAACTATTGAAATCATAAGCCACACCCGACCACTTCAAGCTCAAAACTTGGCCACAGCCAAGTGAAGCCAGCAGCAAGTCATCAGGGACAATACGTCTTTGTAATTATTTTTTAACTCAGTTGGTGATGGTGTTCGTGTTGCTGTCCTGTGGGATCAGCCCGGTCATTGCTCTGGGCCTGAAGCAACACACAAGATGATCACCGAACTCTATTTCCTGCTGCCATTGACCTTTGTCGCTGCGATGCTCAACGCGGCGATTGGCGGCGGCGGCCTGGTGCTGATACCGGGCATGCTGACGCTGTTCCCTGCGGCGGCGCCCGCCACCTTGTTTGCCACAGAAAAATGTGCCTCGGTGGCTGGCATGGCCACAGCGGCTACGCAGTACGCCCGGCGCATCAAGCTACCCTGGGGACTGTTGCTGCTGACGGCATCGACCGCGTTTTGTGGCGCCCACTTTGGCGCCCGTGCCATTGCCACCCTGCCCAGCACCTGGATCAAACCCTTTGTGGTGGTGTTGCTGGTGGTGATGCTGCTCTACACCTGGTTTCGGCCAGACTTTGGCAAACAGGACGCGGACATCCCGGTCACGCGCAACGACAAGGTGCGTGGTGTGCTGATTGGCACTGCCATCGGTTTTTACGAAGGTTTTTTTGGCCCCGGCGCGGGCAGCTTCCTGATCTTCCTGTTTGTACGGGTGTTTCACTTTGACTTCATGCGCGCCACAGCCTGTGCCAAGGTGGTCAACATGGCGACCAATCTGGGGGCGCTGGCGTTTTTCATTCCGAACGGGTTTGTCAGCTTCCAACTCGCCATCCCGATGGCCGTGGCCATGATCGCGGGCTCTTTTGCTGGCAGTCACTTGGCCATGAAAGGCGGCAACCTCTGGCTGCGCCGGATTTTCCTGGTGCTGGTAATTGGTTTGCTCGCCAAACTGGTCACAGACCTGCTGCGTACCCAATTCCTGTAGCCGCACCTGCCTGCGTCGGGCGGCCTGGCAAAAGCCAGGCTCCACCACCGACTGGTGGTGGATTGGGGGTGCATGCACCCAACGGATTCGTCGGCACATGCCGAATGCCATAATTCTCGAAGCTGACCCAACACAAAGCTGTTTCAAATCTACCAATCAAGGGGTTTCATGAAGCTTTACCAATTTCCAGTCAGTCACTACAGCGCCAAGGTCCACATCACAATGCTTGAGAAAGGGCTGAAGTTTGAGGCGCCCGAACTGAGCTGGGCGTACTTGAAATCACCGGAATTTCTGGCCATCAACCCGATGGGCAAAGTGCCTTTTTTGCAGGACGGGGATTTTGGCATTGGCGAGTCAGAGGTGATTGTGGAGTACCTCGAAGAGCGTTACCCCCAACCCGCTTTGTTGCC is a window encoding:
- a CDS encoding sulfite exporter TauE/SafE family protein; translation: MITELYFLLPLTFVAAMLNAAIGGGGLVLIPGMLTLFPAAAPATLFATEKCASVAGMATAATQYARRIKLPWGLLLLTASTAFCGAHFGARAIATLPSTWIKPFVVVLLVVMLLYTWFRPDFGKQDADIPVTRNDKVRGVLIGTAIGFYEGFFGPGAGSFLIFLFVRVFHFDFMRATACAKVVNMATNLGALAFFIPNGFVSFQLAIPMAVAMIAGSFAGSHLAMKGGNLWLRRIFLVLVIGLLAKLVTDLLRTQFL
- a CDS encoding ArsR/SmtB family transcription factor, which translates into the protein MDTSLATSVFESLSSAVRLDAYRLLVKAGPAGLVAGEIGAALDIPPTNLSFHLKALAHAQLVNVVQEGRFQRYRANMGLMHELIAYLTAECCAGHPELCQELCAPITAPHVLPQP
- the arsD gene encoding arsenite efflux transporter metallochaperone ArsD, which encodes MPNVQVFDPALCCSSGVCGTDVDQALVTFSADVDWAKQQGLLIERFNLAQQPMVFVANAAVKGLLERSGEAALPITLVDGELAFAGRYPTRADLVRWLGNPAPTEVAVVAEPAAAKSGGCCSGGACC